A single region of the Schistocerca serialis cubense isolate TAMUIC-IGC-003099 chromosome 7, iqSchSeri2.2, whole genome shotgun sequence genome encodes:
- the LOC126412282 gene encoding uncharacterized protein LOC126412282, translating to MVAPVGGTNKDGDYVELFNSDEHQQSFFEVSCDDSVVDRPCMFVDHRLQNQSKCVQKYSYSYALVREPQQSGWRLDYVRVRSGCSCEITPRAPPHANPHPHPRGKARRRDKSKRRQRTPD from the coding sequence ATGGTGGCGCCCGTCGGCGGCACCAACAAGGACGGCGACTACGTCGAGCTGTTCAACAGCGACGAGCACCAGCAGAGCTTCTTCGAGGTGTCGTGCGACGACAGCGTCGTCGACCGGCCGTGCATGTTCGTCGACCACCGGCTGCAGAACCAGTCCAAGTGCGTGCAGAAGTACTCGTACTCGTACGCGCTGGTGCGCGAGCCCCAGCAGAGCGGCTGGCGGCTGGACTACGTGCGCGTGCGCAGCGGCTGCAGCTGCGAGATCACGCCCCGCGCGCCGCCCCACgccaacccccacccccacccccgaggCAAGGCGCGTCGGCGCGACAAGAGCAAGCGCAGGCAGCGCACGCCGGACTGA